Proteins encoded by one window of Chroogloeocystis siderophila 5.2 s.c.1:
- a CDS encoding phospholipase D-like domain-containing protein: MAKKNLLTWLVGGVGGVTLLVFFFLYLRGVFRPEPEYNITASPSIEDPRFPLSVVSLTNALPTYGRMTGFWRNVDDIYAARNAAIQSAQRSIRFETYFMTPGRRADEFAAALIERAQAGVEVQMLIDDFGTDSLPDEYWQRLRDAGVEVRFFRQFDWRSPLKYNSRTHRKLLIIDSQQVLIGGAGVSDDWDGDPDIGDSAPWLEFEVSYEGQVASLLEGNFFQNWAYTGGELNLGPGTIPAKPNEGEPLFVTNDTSTLSESTIRLLFQISFLGAKQRIWIGSPYFLPETNTRQALIQAKQNGVDVRVLTMSGRNDKPIVRYAARENYEELLAAGIQICEYQPSMMHAKLALVDSGWVSTGSANFDPRSYFHNDELNISTQKPELIANIDNFFEDALANSECLTYTQWQQRPFTEKVMGQVGLIFKPLL; the protein is encoded by the coding sequence AAAAAATTTACTCACCTGGCTGGTTGGAGGTGTTGGGGGAGTAACTTTACTTGTATTTTTCTTTCTTTATCTGCGTGGGGTATTTCGTCCAGAGCCAGAGTATAACATTACTGCAAGTCCCAGCATTGAAGATCCGCGCTTTCCGCTGTCGGTTGTGAGTTTAACCAATGCGTTACCTACTTATGGTCGTATGACGGGCTTCTGGAGGAATGTAGACGATATTTATGCCGCACGCAACGCGGCTATCCAAAGTGCGCAACGCTCGATACGGTTTGAAACCTATTTTATGACTCCTGGTCGTCGTGCAGACGAATTTGCTGCGGCTTTAATCGAACGCGCGCAAGCAGGCGTCGAAGTTCAAATGTTAATTGATGACTTTGGAACTGATTCGCTTCCTGATGAATATTGGCAGCGGTTACGCGATGCAGGTGTAGAAGTACGATTTTTCCGGCAATTTGATTGGCGATCGCCATTAAAATACAACTCACGGACACACCGCAAACTTTTGATTATCGATAGCCAACAAGTATTGATTGGTGGTGCAGGAGTTTCAGATGATTGGGATGGCGATCCTGATATTGGCGATTCTGCACCTTGGTTAGAATTTGAAGTCAGCTACGAAGGACAAGTAGCGAGTTTATTAGAGGGTAACTTTTTTCAAAACTGGGCATATACAGGGGGAGAACTCAACCTAGGACCTGGGACAATTCCCGCCAAGCCGAATGAAGGCGAACCACTGTTTGTAACTAATGACACTTCTACCTTAAGTGAATCTACAATAAGATTGCTGTTTCAGATAAGCTTCTTAGGTGCTAAACAGCGTATCTGGATTGGCAGCCCTTACTTTCTTCCAGAAACTAATACTCGTCAGGCGCTTATTCAAGCAAAACAGAATGGAGTAGATGTGCGCGTACTAACAATGAGTGGTAGAAATGACAAGCCTATTGTGCGTTATGCGGCGCGTGAGAACTACGAAGAATTGCTAGCAGCAGGAATCCAAATTTGTGAGTACCAACCGAGTATGATGCACGCTAAGCTAGCACTTGTTGATAGCGGCTGGGTAAGTACTGGCAGTGCGAACTTTGACCCACGCAGTTACTTTCATAATGACGAGTTAAATATTTCCACGCAAAAGCCAGAATTGATTGCAAACATAGACAACTTTTTTGAAGATGCCTTAGCTAATAGCGAATGCTTAACTTACACTCAATGGCAACAGCGACCTTTTACTGAAAAGGTGATGGGACAAGTTGGACTGATTTTTAAACCCCTATTATAG